Below is a window of Candidatus Latescibacterota bacterium DNA.
ATGTTCGTCAAGCTCCGATCTATTGGAAGGGGTAAGTGCTGACGATATCGAATCGGCGAGCAGGTTCCTGAAGTATTCACATCTTTCGTTCATCTTTATTCTCCTGGAATGCCAATATTCTTCTCAGTTCCCTGCGTCCCCTGCTCAATCTTGTAAGGACTCCATCTCTGGAGAGGTCCAATGCTTCTGCCACACTATCCGAGCTGCGCCCATCGAAATAATACAGGAGCAGCGGAAGGCGGTACTTTTCGGACAAACGAGCGATTGCTTCATGTATGTCCAGATAATCGTCCGGCACCTCATATTCCGTGCTTATGGTGATTCGAGGATCGATCTCCCTTTTCTTTTTCTGTCTCAGGTGATCAAGGGCCAGATTTCGTGCTATTCCAATGATCCATGGGCGGAATTTGTCGACGGACCTGAGTTGTCCGATTTTGATGAAACCTCGCAAAAATGCCTCCTGGGATATGTCTCTGGCATCATCGACATTGGCGATTATACTCATGGATGTTGCGAAGATGTCGGCGGCATACCTGTCTACCAGGGCTGCGTAAGCATCCCTTTTTCCTTCTATGGTCGCCTGTATAAGATCGACGTCGGTCATGTCTTTCAATAGGAGCTCCTTGTTTCTCTATAATACTAGACGTCGGAAAGGCAGCAAAGCTGTCAATAAATATTCGAACAGCACATTATATTATGAAATCGATGGTTTCATGGGATAGAGGTATTCTCGTATTTTGTCCGGAAACTATATATCAGCACTCATGCTGATAGTGCTCGCCGATGTGCGCAAAGTCGCTCAGGTTACAATTGTCATCGTCATTGAAATCACAGCAGGGGTCGTAGCCCGGCTGACCCAGCGACAGATTGTATGACAGGCCGAACATTCCGAGGTCTGAAAGATTTACGAAACAATCGGCGTTGAGATCCGGGCTGACTATGACGATGTCTACGCAGGTGACATCGACACAAGCCGGGTTTTCAACAAGGATCTTACCCTGAACAGTGAGGCCGACGCCGCCCGTGAGGATACAGCCTCCTCCGGCTATACGGCCTGAGAATTCAGCATATCCGGTCGCATCTGTAGGCGCATTTGCCGCAAAAGAAAAAGAACAGAGGCATAGTTCCTGAGCGGGATCACAAGCCTGCAGCCAGTAGTCAGCCGTGGGGATTCCGGTGATGCCGGATCCCTCGGTGTCGACCACCCTGACCCAGATGTAGTCGTCCCCGCCCCCGCAACCGTCGCTTAGCAACTCGAAATCTCCTTGCGGGCAGATGGTCACCCTCATGCCGTAACAGCTTGTTCCCCAGTCGGAGTCGCATTGGTCTATCATGCCGTACGCCGGTAATGCGATTGAGAGTATAAGAGAGAGTATCAGAATAGCCTTGGTCATTTTCAG
It encodes the following:
- a CDS encoding sigma-70 family RNA polymerase sigma factor; its protein translation is MKDMTDVDLIQATIEGKRDAYAALVDRYAADIFATSMSIIANVDDARDISQEAFLRGFIKIGQLRSVDKFRPWIIGIARNLALDHLRQKKKREIDPRITISTEYEVPDDYLDIHEAIARLSEKYRLPLLLYYFDGRSSDSVAEALDLSRDGVLTRLSRGRRELRRILAFQENKDERKM